One region of Vibrio pelagius genomic DNA includes:
- a CDS encoding helix-turn-helix domain-containing protein has translation MTIRYKLKELIELKEKIEGKKISQAAIAREIGVQRSAINKLVTSKDYVTTTTTLNALCAYFNCKIEDLVEYVPD, from the coding sequence AAGAACTCATTGAATTAAAAGAAAAAATTGAAGGAAAAAAAATCTCTCAGGCAGCAATTGCTAGAGAGATTGGAGTTCAAAGGTCTGCAATAAACAAGCTGGTTACAAGCAAGGATTATGTAACAACGACAACTACGTTGAATGCTTTGTGTGCCTATTTTAATTGTAAAATTGAAGATTTAGTCGAGTATGTGCCTGACTAG
- a CDS encoding LysR family transcriptional regulator, which translates to MKISDLQVLLKVAELQSITAAANQLDISSSAASVSLKRIEQVLGAELFVRTTRKMRITPEGERYLPLCQQALDLLQQGQVLVKEEQQSISGEVRIAVSSEMGRNLMRVLLNGVMDKHPYVSLRLHVSDSRIDFYRDGVDVALRAMTKGAAQESNLYGFKICNIPHVLCASPDYIENHGRPMVPGDLYQHNALLYKLYEVLHDGWELYHDDQKYRIKMNSDRAVNDGDIVRRWCIDGAGIAKKSVIDVGKDLLAGRLERILADCEIPLTEMWLVLPSRQLISPAIRLIRDELKAKIHQLRHELLAKGLIETHEWPLDN; encoded by the coding sequence ATGAAAATTTCTGATTTACAGGTATTGCTGAAAGTTGCCGAGCTTCAATCTATTACAGCAGCGGCGAATCAACTGGATATTAGCTCGTCTGCGGCAAGCGTGTCATTAAAACGAATAGAGCAAGTATTAGGCGCCGAATTATTTGTTCGAACGACCCGAAAGATGCGCATAACTCCAGAAGGTGAACGCTACTTGCCTTTGTGCCAACAAGCATTGGATTTATTGCAACAAGGACAGGTGTTGGTCAAGGAAGAGCAGCAATCCATCAGTGGGGAAGTTCGTATCGCGGTGTCTTCTGAGATGGGGCGCAACCTGATGCGCGTTTTGCTAAATGGTGTGATGGATAAACATCCATACGTATCTCTGAGGCTTCACGTAAGTGATAGCCGAATCGATTTTTACCGAGATGGAGTTGATGTAGCGTTGCGAGCAATGACCAAAGGGGCGGCGCAGGAATCCAACTTGTATGGATTTAAGATCTGCAATATCCCGCACGTTTTATGTGCTTCTCCTGATTATATTGAAAATCATGGTCGACCTATGGTTCCTGGCGATTTGTATCAACACAATGCCCTACTCTACAAGCTCTATGAGGTCTTACACGACGGTTGGGAGCTTTATCACGATGATCAAAAATACAGAATCAAAATGAACAGCGATAGAGCGGTGAATGATGGTGATATCGTGCGTAGGTGGTGCATTGATGGAGCAGGGATAGCGAAGAAATCAGTTATTGATGTTGGAAAGGACCTACTCGCGGGCCGATTAGAAAGGATATTGGCCGATTGTGAGATACCACTGACCGAAATGTGGCTCGTCTTGCCAAGTCGTCAGCTAATCTCTCCAGCGATTCGATTGATACGTGATGAACTCAAAGCCAAGATTCATCAACTTCGTCATGAATTGCTTGCAAAAGGGTTGATAGAAACACATGAATGGCCGCTGGATAACTAG
- a CDS encoding DUF4437 domain-containing protein, whose translation MKSLIKASTLALATALLTTPSFADEGASKVVAANDIEWGYLNPLRGVLSPGAADLWGDRTTDTATGMLVRFKKGFESPPHIHNITYRGIVIEGQMHNDDPTSEKMWMPPGSFWTQPAGEDHTTAANGETNLIYLEIDAGPYLVKPSAEKFDNGERPLNLHKDNIVWLNSSDLHDISAEGVQSTYVWGSTSDMGGSMIKLPAGFEGKITTDSSEFRAVVIAGSIEYNSKEQSSNLTLNPGSYVESEGKFSHNITNTGDSEATIYIRTNSKYQVK comes from the coding sequence ATGAAATCACTAATTAAAGCATCGACATTAGCACTTGCGACAGCTCTACTTACTACTCCTTCTTTTGCCGATGAAGGTGCTTCAAAAGTTGTCGCTGCAAACGACATTGAGTGGGGTTATCTGAACCCGCTGCGCGGCGTACTTAGCCCAGGAGCAGCCGACCTTTGGGGTGACCGTACAACCGATACCGCAACAGGTATGTTAGTACGCTTTAAGAAAGGCTTTGAATCACCACCGCACATTCATAACATCACGTATCGCGGTATCGTGATTGAAGGTCAGATGCATAACGACGACCCAACATCAGAAAAAATGTGGATGCCACCCGGTTCATTCTGGACGCAGCCAGCAGGTGAAGACCACACAACGGCAGCGAACGGCGAAACTAACCTAATCTATCTTGAGATTGATGCGGGGCCATATCTAGTTAAACCGTCTGCGGAAAAATTCGATAATGGCGAACGCCCTCTGAACCTGCATAAAGACAACATTGTGTGGCTAAACAGCAGCGATCTTCACGACATCAGTGCAGAAGGTGTTCAATCCACATACGTTTGGGGTAGTACCTCTGATATGGGTGGCTCAATGATTAAACTGCCTGCCGGTTTTGAAGGCAAAATCACTACAGACTCAAGTGAGTTCCGCGCCGTTGTTATTGCAGGCTCGATTGAGTACAACTCAAAAGAACAAAGCAGCAATCTTACTTTAAACCCGGGAAGCTACGTGGAATCTGAGGGCAAGTTCTCTCATAACATCACCAACACGGGGGACTCTGAGGCAACAATCTACATCCGTACTAACAGCAAGTACCAAGTGAAATAA
- a CDS encoding DUF3299 domain-containing protein produces the protein MKHILFIASLIMVTFSSASFAANQVRDENTVEIEWLDLIPESERARVSDETLAALDHSANVAQQALVGSVRPELNGSNVKIPGFVIPLEGDSESISEFLLVPFYGACIHVPPPPPNQIIYVKFEEGTPTKDLWDIVYITGTLKTETVISDDIGVESGYSIEGASLEIYNKA, from the coding sequence ATGAAACACATATTATTCATCGCTTCTTTAATCATGGTGACATTCAGCTCTGCCTCTTTTGCAGCAAACCAAGTGCGCGATGAAAATACGGTAGAAATTGAGTGGCTTGATCTGATCCCAGAAAGCGAACGTGCACGCGTCAGCGATGAAACCCTCGCTGCCCTTGACCATAGTGCGAATGTTGCTCAGCAGGCTCTAGTGGGAAGTGTTCGTCCAGAACTGAATGGCAGCAACGTCAAAATACCGGGTTTCGTGATTCCATTAGAAGGGGACTCAGAGTCAATCTCTGAGTTTCTTTTGGTTCCCTTTTATGGTGCGTGTATTCACGTTCCACCACCACCTCCAAACCAGATTATTTACGTCAAGTTTGAAGAAGGAACTCCAACTAAAGACCTTTGGGATATCGTTTACATCACAGGAACCTTGAAAACAGAAACAGTAATTTCTGATGACATAGGGGTCGAGTCAGGCTATTCCATTGAAGGTGCGAGCTTAGAGATATATAACAAAGCGTGA
- a CDS encoding tyrosine-type recombinase/integrase, with translation MRKLSSGKCSGIKRPFKLEEIWRIRTRLELENDLMQLALLNLAIDRKLRASDLPKLHVYDVSSQGVIYERVQCIQQKTGTDVHYEITPRTQQSISRWVYSAHLEANSFLFPSCRRKGQPISYSFYRTIIRSWAAKLGLNADYYGTHSMRRTKATLIYARTKNIRAVQLLLGHSKLDNTIRYLWVELEDALRLSEQTDC, from the coding sequence ATGAGAAAGTTATCTTCGGGAAAATGTAGCGGCATTAAAAGACCATTCAAGCTGGAAGAGATTTGGCGAATCAGAACTAGGCTTGAGCTTGAGAACGACCTAATGCAGCTTGCATTATTAAACCTAGCTATTGATCGCAAATTAAGGGCGAGTGATCTGCCAAAGCTGCACGTATATGATGTTTCCTCGCAAGGGGTGATCTATGAGAGGGTTCAATGCATCCAGCAAAAAACAGGTACTGATGTTCATTATGAGATTACTCCGAGAACACAACAGAGTATCAGTCGGTGGGTCTACTCTGCGCACTTAGAGGCAAATAGTTTTCTATTTCCAAGCTGTCGTCGCAAAGGCCAACCCATCAGCTACTCATTTTATCGTACGATTATCAGAAGCTGGGCCGCAAAGCTTGGTTTGAATGCGGATTATTACGGCACGCATTCCATGCGCCGGACTAAAGCTACTCTGATCTATGCTAGAACAAAAAACATCAGGGCGGTCCAGCTCCTACTAGGCCATTCGAAGCTAGATAACACTATTAGATACCTTTGGGTTGAGCTAGAAGACGCTCTGAGGCTCTCAGAGCAAACAGATTGCTAG
- a CDS encoding isoaspartyl peptidase/L-asparaginase family protein, whose protein sequence is MFNEYSIAIHGGAGAMSKGKLTTEQEQEIESILKGIIEVGLACLKDGANALDVVQAAVNQLEDCPWFNAGKGSVFNHQGKHELDASIMCGKTLDAGAVSGIRFSPNPIDVARAVMDRSPHVYLGGEGAEQFVRDLGLAQVENNYFSTEMRFQQLQSAKSAQEVILEPTDNDYKYGTVGAVAKDKHGNLAAATSTGGITNKQYGRIGDSPVIGSGTYANNTTCAVSATGHGEHFLRHVVGHNISSRMSLANETLVQAAKHVVFDDLPSTGGSGGVIAVDSQGRVTLQFNTEGMYRGWGSSNEFPNAKIYE, encoded by the coding sequence ATGTTTAATGAATATTCCATCGCCATCCACGGTGGTGCCGGTGCTATGTCTAAAGGAAAATTAACCACTGAGCAAGAGCAAGAAATTGAAAGTATCCTAAAAGGCATAATTGAAGTAGGTTTAGCTTGCCTAAAAGATGGGGCGAATGCACTAGATGTCGTACAAGCGGCAGTTAACCAACTTGAAGATTGTCCGTGGTTTAATGCAGGTAAAGGGTCGGTATTTAACCATCAAGGCAAGCACGAGTTAGATGCATCAATTATGTGTGGAAAAACACTGGATGCCGGGGCCGTATCAGGGATACGTTTTAGCCCAAATCCAATAGATGTTGCACGCGCAGTCATGGATCGCTCTCCGCATGTTTATTTGGGGGGAGAAGGGGCAGAGCAGTTCGTTAGAGACTTAGGGTTAGCTCAGGTCGAAAATAATTATTTTTCGACGGAGATGCGTTTCCAGCAGCTTCAATCAGCGAAAAGTGCGCAAGAAGTTATCCTTGAGCCAACTGATAATGATTACAAATATGGTACCGTTGGCGCAGTGGCAAAAGACAAGCATGGTAACTTAGCGGCGGCCACGTCGACAGGCGGTATTACAAATAAACAGTACGGTCGAATAGGAGATTCACCTGTCATAGGCTCCGGTACGTACGCAAACAACACGACGTGTGCTGTGTCTGCGACAGGGCATGGTGAGCATTTTCTACGACATGTGGTAGGCCACAATATTTCCTCACGCATGTCACTGGCCAATGAGACATTAGTGCAAGCGGCTAAACATGTTGTATTTGATGACTTGCCGTCTACGGGCGGGAGTGGTGGAGTGATTGCGGTCGACAGCCAAGGACGCGTGACACTTCAGTTTAACACCGAGGGCATGTATCGCGGTTGGGGTAGTTCAAATGAATTCCCTAATGCGAAGATATATGAATAA
- a CDS encoding amino acid ABC transporter ATP-binding protein, whose protein sequence is MEVINTNNLNKWYDSYHALRDINLSVKKGERIVICGPSGSGKSTLIRCINQLEKHQSGSLNIFGQEVSDTPKDLIELRKQVGMCFQSFNLFPHLTVLENCVLPQTSNLGTNEDVAIEKALELLNKVKIVEQANKYPNQLSGGQQQRVAIARALCMNPEVMLFDEPTSALDPEMISEVLDVMTDLASEGMTMLCVTHEMGFARKVADRVIFMDQGQIVEENNPEAFFSDPKSPRTREFLNQLIHH, encoded by the coding sequence ATGGAAGTTATCAACACCAATAACCTAAACAAGTGGTATGACTCATACCACGCTTTACGAGACATCAACCTTAGCGTTAAAAAGGGTGAGCGCATTGTAATCTGTGGGCCTTCTGGCTCAGGGAAGTCGACACTGATCCGCTGTATCAACCAACTTGAAAAACATCAGTCTGGCTCACTTAATATCTTTGGACAAGAGGTAAGTGATACACCTAAAGATTTGATCGAACTGCGTAAACAAGTCGGTATGTGTTTCCAGTCTTTTAATTTATTTCCCCACCTTACGGTATTGGAAAACTGTGTTTTACCACAGACGTCCAACTTAGGAACGAATGAAGATGTCGCCATCGAAAAAGCTTTAGAACTACTTAACAAAGTTAAGATAGTTGAACAAGCGAACAAGTATCCTAACCAACTTTCTGGAGGTCAACAACAAAGGGTCGCCATTGCTCGTGCTTTATGTATGAACCCTGAAGTAATGTTGTTTGATGAGCCTACTTCTGCACTTGATCCTGAGATGATCTCTGAAGTGTTGGATGTTATGACTGATCTAGCCAGTGAAGGTATGACGATGCTTTGTGTAACGCACGAAATGGGCTTTGCTCGTAAAGTTGCAGATAGAGTTATCTTCATGGATCAAGGACAGATTGTAGAAGAAAACAATCCAGAAGCGTTTTTCTCAGATCCAAAATCTCCTCGTACTCGCGAGTTTTTAAATCAGCTGATTCACCACTAA
- a CDS encoding amino acid ABC transporter permease, translating to MMQSENIMEYIEPRPAIAINSSRQTWCRQNLFSSALNTVLTISGMLFVLWLVPTLLNWFIFDATFVGSSQEDCTSSGACWLPVVNRIELFTYGMYPDDQQWRVDVAFGLAAIAIPMLYIKRFNKLVMICYIAVLPFAMWMLLKGGTFGLESISTTKFAGIMLTLFLAIFGMVFALPLGILLALGRRSKRPVIHWLSVGYIELVRSVPVITLLFMASLMIQLFLPPGQEFDVLLRVVAVLVLFTAAYMAETIRGGLQSIPQGQFEAAEALGFGYWKMMGQIILPQVLKNSIPSLLNHFVGILKETTLVMIVGVLDIVGIASSTLSNAKWVGLENEMYAFLAVFFFICCFSLSQYATHLERRLK from the coding sequence ATGATGCAAAGTGAAAATATCATGGAATATATAGAGCCAAGACCTGCAATCGCTATCAACTCAAGCAGGCAAACTTGGTGTCGTCAAAATTTATTTTCTTCAGCGCTTAATACAGTTCTGACGATTAGTGGAATGTTATTTGTATTGTGGTTGGTACCGACTTTACTCAATTGGTTTATCTTTGATGCAACGTTTGTTGGTTCGTCACAGGAGGATTGCACATCATCCGGTGCTTGCTGGCTACCCGTGGTTAACCGCATTGAGTTATTCACTTATGGTATGTATCCGGATGATCAACAGTGGCGAGTCGACGTCGCTTTTGGCTTGGCCGCCATCGCAATTCCTATGCTATATATCAAGCGTTTTAACAAGTTGGTGATGATTTGTTATATCGCAGTTTTACCTTTTGCAATGTGGATGTTGCTTAAAGGTGGCACATTTGGCTTGGAATCCATTTCTACCACTAAATTTGCCGGGATAATGCTGACTTTGTTTTTGGCTATTTTTGGTATGGTGTTTGCATTACCTTTAGGGATTCTTCTGGCTCTGGGGAGACGTTCTAAGCGACCAGTTATTCATTGGCTGAGTGTTGGGTACATTGAGTTGGTTCGTTCTGTCCCCGTCATCACTTTGCTATTTATGGCATCTTTGATGATTCAGCTTTTCTTACCTCCAGGTCAAGAATTTGATGTCCTACTGCGTGTAGTTGCAGTTTTGGTTCTATTTACTGCAGCTTATATGGCTGAAACTATTCGTGGAGGGTTGCAATCCATTCCACAGGGACAATTTGAAGCGGCAGAGGCACTAGGTTTTGGCTATTGGAAAATGATGGGCCAAATTATTCTGCCTCAAGTGCTAAAAAATTCGATTCCATCTTTACTAAATCACTTTGTTGGCATTTTAAAAGAGACCACTCTGGTGATGATTGTGGGTGTGTTGGATATTGTTGGTATCGCTTCAAGTACATTATCAAATGCGAAATGGGTAGGGTTAGAAAACGAAATGTATGCGTTTCTGGCTGTCTTTTTCTTTATCTGCTGTTTTTCTCTTTCTCAATACGCTACGCATTTAGAGCGCCGTTTGAAATAA
- a CDS encoding amino acid ABC transporter permease: MKLTKGTLIDWGQQAVLLITVTILFLYLGTNASENIDKLGITTGFDFLGERAGYDITFSLLDYDQNDTYLKAYYVGVANTLLVSFLSILLATILGFVIGVGRVSNNWVISRLSRAYVEFIRNVPLVVQLVWWYALFLSLPAVRNSIQIAENVYLSNRGLAIPQLSLQGLGSYVFLALLASCIAAFSYRRSAISKVQWTGFHPVLWPRLLAIVVIPPCLVIFSAFVSGNLDYSTPTLRGFNFQGGMIVIPELVALWIALSVYSASYIAEIVRGCIQSVSNGQHEAGKALGFSEPAVMWKLIVPQAVYPMIPQITSVYLNIIKNSSLGVVIGFMELVSSTGGTTLNNTGQAIECILIVMGTYCVFSLITSLLMNWYNSQVAIGK, encoded by the coding sequence ATGAAATTAACCAAAGGGACTTTGATTGATTGGGGGCAACAAGCTGTACTCCTAATTACAGTCACTATTTTATTTTTGTACCTTGGTACAAACGCCTCCGAGAACATTGACAAACTGGGTATTACAACGGGGTTCGACTTTCTCGGTGAACGAGCTGGGTACGATATCACTTTCAGCCTCCTCGATTACGATCAGAATGATACCTATTTGAAAGCGTATTATGTGGGTGTGGCTAATACGTTGCTTGTGTCATTTTTGAGCATTTTGTTAGCGACCATTTTGGGCTTTGTTATTGGTGTCGGTCGAGTCTCCAACAACTGGGTCATTAGCCGATTAAGCAGGGCATACGTAGAATTCATTCGAAATGTACCACTAGTCGTACAGTTAGTTTGGTGGTATGCGTTGTTCTTGAGCTTGCCAGCAGTGCGGAACAGTATTCAAATAGCCGAAAATGTTTACCTTTCTAATCGAGGGTTAGCGATCCCGCAATTGTCTCTACAAGGGTTGGGAAGCTACGTATTTTTAGCGCTGTTAGCATCCTGTATAGCAGCATTTTCTTATCGACGTTCTGCCATTAGTAAAGTTCAGTGGACTGGTTTTCATCCTGTTTTATGGCCACGTTTACTTGCGATTGTTGTTATTCCTCCTTGTTTGGTGATTTTCTCTGCGTTTGTCTCTGGCAATTTAGACTATAGCACACCAACACTTAGAGGCTTTAACTTCCAAGGCGGCATGATTGTCATTCCAGAGTTAGTTGCCTTATGGATTGCACTGTCTGTGTATAGCGCAAGTTACATTGCTGAGATCGTACGCGGATGTATTCAGTCGGTATCAAACGGACAACATGAAGCAGGTAAAGCACTTGGTTTTAGTGAGCCTGCTGTGATGTGGAAGCTAATTGTTCCTCAAGCGGTTTATCCGATGATTCCACAGATAACGAGTGTGTATCTTAATATCATTAAGAACTCCTCTTTGGGAGTGGTTATCGGGTTTATGGAGCTGGTGTCTTCTACTGGAGGAACGACGCTCAACAATACTGGTCAGGCAATTGAATGCATTCTTATTGTTATGGGCACATATTGTGTATTTAGTTTGATCACGAGTTTGCTGATGAACTGGTATAACTCACAAGTAGCGATAGGGAAGTGA
- a CDS encoding amino acid ABC transporter substrate-binding protein, producing MKLKTVGLLVTGLLASSVATQAYANLKDDIIKRGTLKCGISSDKMGFSYINDQGKWSGMDVDYCRAVAAAVLGSADKVEYITTTSKNRFTSLASGEIDILSRSTTWTVSRDAKLGADFTTIWFYDGQGFMTRKSLGVKSASELDGATFCLSPGTTSEHNLADYFGAKGLSYRSVVFEKTEELYAAYQKGRCDALTNDVTGLAARRTLFKDPNEHMILPEVISKEPLGAYVKQGDNEWRDIVTMVGNALIEAEEFNVTQANAAELAKTSEKPGVKRLLGTEGSLGTDLGLNQDWALKAIEATGNYGEIFAHHVGSNSPLKFERGANALYTDGGLLYSPPFR from the coding sequence ATGAAGCTGAAAACCGTCGGGCTATTAGTCACAGGCTTATTAGCCAGTAGTGTGGCCACTCAGGCTTATGCAAATCTTAAGGATGATATTATTAAGCGTGGCACGTTAAAGTGTGGTATCTCTAGTGACAAAATGGGTTTTTCATACATCAATGATCAGGGTAAATGGTCTGGTATGGATGTCGACTATTGTCGTGCAGTAGCCGCTGCTGTTTTAGGATCTGCAGACAAAGTTGAATATATTACTACTACGTCTAAAAACCGTTTTACTTCTCTTGCATCAGGTGAGATTGATATCCTCTCTCGCTCAACTACCTGGACTGTTTCGCGTGACGCTAAACTAGGAGCGGACTTTACAACAATTTGGTTTTATGACGGTCAAGGGTTTATGACAAGAAAATCATTGGGCGTAAAATCTGCCTCTGAGCTCGATGGTGCCACATTCTGTTTGTCCCCAGGAACAACATCAGAACATAACTTAGCCGATTACTTTGGTGCTAAAGGATTGAGCTATCGCTCGGTTGTTTTTGAAAAAACAGAAGAGTTGTATGCGGCGTATCAAAAAGGTCGTTGTGATGCTTTGACTAACGATGTGACAGGCCTCGCCGCGAGACGAACTCTCTTTAAAGATCCTAATGAACATATGATCCTTCCTGAGGTTATTTCTAAAGAACCACTGGGAGCGTATGTTAAACAGGGCGACAATGAATGGCGTGATATTGTAACAATGGTCGGTAATGCGTTGATCGAAGCTGAAGAGTTTAATGTTACTCAAGCCAATGCTGCTGAATTAGCGAAAACATCGGAAAAGCCTGGTGTTAAGCGGCTATTGGGCACAGAAGGCAGCCTTGGTACTGATCTCGGGCTTAATCAGGATTGGGCACTTAAAGCTATTGAGGCGACGGGCAACTACGGTGAAATTTTTGCTCATCACGTTGGATCTAATTCACCGCTTAAATTTGAGCGTGGTGCAAACGCCTTGTATACCGATGGTGGTTTATTGTATTCACCTCCTTTCCGTTAA
- a CDS encoding LysR family transcriptional regulator, translating to MNIRWLKDFITLADCQKFSLAAKLNASSQAAFSRRIQQLEQHLNVVLFDRSQTPIKLTPEGKRLYPIASEMVQMAERCEEMVANKPNPLTIASLHTLACNFFPQWFTQILSRMDSPIVTNIDSGVRSVTGYQAALQSQRADCLLFYRDPANAKYFESEEFDVVKLDDETLIWVCGINFPLDKLEDNLIPHLTYAPSSQLLELSLPLLNTTPQAQRLSVIFQSTISESLLPMAIQGNGVTCIPYSVAKNHIEEGRLVHIWQEHYQSLEIVLIRLLNSNNPHPFICELFEVAKQTPPKGS from the coding sequence ATGAATATTAGGTGGTTGAAAGATTTTATTACATTGGCCGACTGTCAGAAATTCTCATTAGCTGCGAAGTTAAATGCATCATCCCAGGCTGCATTTAGTAGACGAATTCAACAATTAGAACAACACCTTAACGTCGTTTTATTTGACCGAAGCCAAACGCCCATCAAGCTGACACCAGAGGGAAAACGGCTATATCCAATCGCATCTGAAATGGTTCAAATGGCAGAGAGATGTGAGGAAATGGTGGCCAACAAACCTAATCCACTAACGATTGCATCTTTGCATACTCTAGCGTGCAACTTTTTTCCACAATGGTTTACTCAGATCTTAAGTCGAATGGATAGCCCAATCGTGACCAACATTGATTCTGGTGTTCGCTCTGTTACTGGTTATCAAGCAGCACTTCAGTCTCAAAGAGCGGACTGTTTGCTGTTTTACCGCGATCCCGCAAACGCTAAATATTTTGAATCAGAAGAATTTGATGTTGTGAAACTAGACGATGAAACGCTTATCTGGGTTTGTGGGATAAATTTTCCTTTAGACAAATTGGAAGACAACCTCATACCTCACCTTACTTACGCACCATCGTCTCAACTATTAGAACTATCACTCCCATTGCTCAACACAACCCCCCAAGCACAGAGACTCTCGGTCATATTTCAGTCTACAATTTCAGAATCTTTGCTACCAATGGCAATCCAGGGAAATGGCGTCACTTGTATTCCTTACTCCGTTGCCAAGAATCACATTGAAGAAGGTCGCCTAGTCCACATTTGGCAAGAACATTACCAATCACTCGAAATAGTGCTAATTCGTCTTCTTAACTCTAATAACCCCCACCCTTTTATTTGCGAGTTGTTTGAAGTCGCAAAACAGACTCCCCCCAAAGGCTCATAG